GGCTCGTCGGTGGTTCCGGGCGTCGACTATGCGTTCGCGATCTTCAACGCCCAGGGCTGGCGGGGCCACAACGGTGACATCCCGGGCTACGCGACGGTCGCGGTCTATCTGCCCGAGCGCGACGCAACGCTGGTGGTGTCTGTGAACTCCGATGTGGCCGAACCACATTCGGCCGGCCAGATCGCCTTTGTCGTGACCGAGCTGGTGACGCCGGAGAACCTCTACGAGCTGGGCCCGCAACCGCCCGAAATGATCGACGAGCCCGACGCCTGACGCGCCTGACCCGCCTGACTACCGATGCGACGCGCACCCGTCGGCGCGCGACCACGCAGGTCGTGAACATCAAAGCTCACGAGTGACGACGTACCACCTCGTGCGGGAAGTGTTCAGCGACGGGCTCTGGCACGGGCTAATCGAACGCGACCTTCGCGTGAGCCGCTGCTCCCATTCTGGCGCGTAGCAGGTGTCATCCCGGCAACCGAGTGCTCATCGAAGAGCGCTTCTATGCGTGATGGGAAATCGATTGACCATCAGTAAGTCACCGCACGCGACTGGCGGCACTCTGACAGAAGGGCGGCCTGACGCATAATCGGCGGTCACCGGGCGTGACATCGGGGCGTCCGAGGTGCTGACTGCGTTGTTGCCTAGAGCGTCAAATCTTCGCTCACCGGACGACGTCCAAACGTTCGTTTATGCCATGCTTCGCGGGGTACGGACCTCGAGATGTCCACTTCGCTTCTGCTGGTCTCGGATCCGGGCGTCCCAGCGGCTTTGGCACAAGACCTCTCCTCGAGCCTGCGGGAGACGTTGGCCGATATCTCGGCATCAGACCGAGAATGGCTGATCTCGGCGCAGGAGGGTACATATCGACTGACCGAGCAGGCGACGTTTGCAGAGGTCATGCAGGGAGTCGACCCAGCAAACCAGCCGCAGGACATCGTGGTGTACCTGACTGACCTGCCCCGTCGTGACGGCACACTTCCGGTGGTGGCTGATATCAGCGTCCCTGGGCGTTTTGGTGTCGTATCCGTGGCGTGCATGGGCGGCCTGTTCATCCGGCGACGAGTGAGAGACACGGTCACGGGAGTCGTGGCCGAAATTGAGGATCAGCCGGATCGGCCAGCGCATGTCGGCAGGCTGAGGAGGACCGAGGACGAGCACAGTGTGCGCTATACGGCGCCGCCCCCGTTCGCGCGGCTGCGTCTACTCATTGGCATGGTCTATGCCAATCGCCCGTGGCGGTTAGCGGCTGGCCTCTCGCGTGTCATGATGGCAACCTTCGCCACTGGCGCGGTGAGTTTGGCGTATCCCACCATCTGGCAGCTCTCCGCGACGATGGGGCCGTGGCGACAAAGTGCGACAACGTTTCTCGCGACGGCGGCGATGGTGGGATGGCTGATCGTTAATCACGAACTATGGGAACGGCCGCGCGGAAGAATCGAACGGGAACGTGCCGCTCTTTACAATGCCTCGACCGTCATCACCTTGACCATCGGTGTAGTAGTCCTGCACCTGTCGTCGTTTGTGCTGCTATTGCTAACCGCGTGGTGGACGCTTCCGCCGACGCTGCTCGGGCAGAATCTCGGCCACGCGGTCGGCCCCTCGGATTATCTGAGGCTGGCATGGCTGGTGGCAGCAGTCGCAACATTGGGCGGTGCACTCGGATCTGGGCTGGAGGATGACAACGCCGTCAAGCAGGCAGCTTACGGAGCACGCCAACAACAGCGGTTTCGGTCCGAGCGCGTCTGAAAGAGGCGGCCAGCGCAGCGATACAGCAGGCCGGGGCACATGGAACTCTTTGTTCGGTCGGTAGGCAGCGTTGGTCTGCACGTGAGTGCCCCCGGCAGGATTCGAACCTGCGGCCTTCTGCTCCGGAGGCAGACGCTCTATCCCCTGAGCTACGGGGGCGCATGCATAACTTGCGCCGATGGGCCTGCACAGCCTAACGCATGGCGGCGACGGTCAACGGATTCGGGGGCTGACCACCCGAGACCATAGGATGGACCCTCGTGACCCCCGCCGATCTGGCCGACCTGCTCAAGACCACCGCTGCCGCGGTGCTGGCCGAGCATGGCCTCGACGCGTCCGCCCTGCCGGAGACGGTCACCGTCGAGCGCCCGCGCAACCCCGACCACGGCGACTACGCCACCAACCTCGCCCTTCAGCTGGGCAAGAAGGTCGGCGCAAACCCCCGTGAGCTGGCCGGATGGCTCGCCGCCGCGCTGGCTGAGCATCCCGGCATCTCCGCCGCCGACGTCGCCGGCCCCGGGTTCGTCAACCTGCGCCTCGAGGCGTCGGCGCAGAACGTCATCGTCACCGACGTGCTGGGCGCCGAGTCCGCCTACGGCCATTCCGACGCGCTGGCCGGGACCAACATCAACCTCGAGTTCGTCTCCGCCAACCCCACCGGCCCCATCCACATCGGCGGCACCCGCTGGGCCGCGGTCGGCGACGCGCTGGGCCGGCTGCTGTCCACCCAGGGTGCGGCCGTCACCCGCGAGTACTACTTCAACGACCACGGCGCCCAGATCGACCGGTTCACCAACTCGCTGATCGCGGCCGCCAAGGGCGAGCCCACCCCCGACGACGGCTACGCCGGCGACTACATCGCCGACATCGCCGCTCAGGTGCTCGCCAAGGACCCCGGCGCGCTCGCCCTGCCCGACGACGAGATGCGCGAGACCTTCCGCGCCATCGGCGTCGATCTGATGTTCACCCACATCAAGCAGTCCCTGCACGAGTTCGGCACCGACTTCGACGTCTACACCCACGAAGACTCGATGCACACCTCCGGGCGCGTCGATGAGGCCATCGCCCAACTGCGCGAGGCCGGCAGCATCTACGAGAAGGACGGCGCCGTCTGGCTGCGCACTACCGACTACGGCGACGACAAGGACCGCGTCGTCATCAAGAGCGACGGCGCACCGGCCTACGTCGCCGCCGACATCGCCTACTACCTCGACAAGCGAGCCCGCGGCTTCGACCTGTGCATCTACATGCTCGGCGCCGACCACCACGGCTACATCGCCCGGCTCAAAGCGGTCGCTTCGGCGCTGGGGGAGGACCCCGCCACTGTCGAGGTGCTCATCGGGCAGATGGTCAACCTGGTCCGCGACGGCCAACCCGTCCGGATGAGCAAGCGCGCCGGCACGGTCATCACCCTCGACGACCTCGTCGACGCGATCGGCGTCGACGCCGCCCGGTACTCGCTGATCCGCTCGTCGGTGGACAGCCCGATCGACATCGACCTCGCGCTGTGGTCCTCGGCGTCCAACGAGAACCCCGTCTACTACGTGCAATACGCCCACGCGCGGCTGTCCGCGCTGGCCCGCAACGCCGCCGACCTCGGCGTCACCGCCGACACCGCGAACCTGCAGCTGCTCACCCACGACAAGGAGGGCACGCTGATCCGCAACATCGGCGAG
The window above is part of the Mycolicibacterium rutilum genome. Proteins encoded here:
- the argS gene encoding arginine--tRNA ligase; its protein translation is MTPADLADLLKTTAAAVLAEHGLDASALPETVTVERPRNPDHGDYATNLALQLGKKVGANPRELAGWLAAALAEHPGISAADVAGPGFVNLRLEASAQNVIVTDVLGAESAYGHSDALAGTNINLEFVSANPTGPIHIGGTRWAAVGDALGRLLSTQGAAVTREYYFNDHGAQIDRFTNSLIAAAKGEPTPDDGYAGDYIADIAAQVLAKDPGALALPDDEMRETFRAIGVDLMFTHIKQSLHEFGTDFDVYTHEDSMHTSGRVDEAIAQLREAGSIYEKDGAVWLRTTDYGDDKDRVVIKSDGAPAYVAADIAYYLDKRARGFDLCIYMLGADHHGYIARLKAVASALGEDPATVEVLIGQMVNLVRDGQPVRMSKRAGTVITLDDLVDAIGVDAARYSLIRSSVDSPIDIDLALWSSASNENPVYYVQYAHARLSALARNAADLGVTADTANLQLLTHDKEGTLIRNIGEFPRVLKTAAALREPHRVSRYLEDLAGDYHRFYDSCRVLPQGDEAPNELHGARLALCQATRQVIANGLGILGVSAPERM